In Haloarcula limicola, the genomic stretch ACAGTTCAGCCATTACAGGATCTTCTTTTAGTACCGATTTGGCCTCATCAACCATTCTTCGATGAAGGTTCATTTGTCGTCAGAGGACAAAAGGCCAAGGCTTCACTTAGTCAATCTGTCTTATTCGGCAAATAGAGGCCCCGAAACCCCATGTATCACGATTACATGCGAAATGAGAATATCAGGTCCAGGGGGGACCCCATCCGTCTTGACGGACACCAGAAATGTCAAGCTAATACTGGACCGCAAGGTAGTCATCCGTAGGCTTCCGCCTCGGGAAGAATACCAGTCGCCTACGTTATATCAGTGGGATGGGGACGTTGAAAAGCACTTCAACGACCTTGAGTAGAACGTAAACTCCAACAATCGCCTGAAATGCCTTAATTAGTATATCATTGACACCATCGCCGCCGATGCTGTTTCCTGTCCCGCTAACGTCGCCAAATCGTAGGTCATCGTCTCCTGTCATTATTTTACCAATCGGACGGTTTTCCCTGGCCGTACCAGTCCAGTATCTCACCAGCGTTGTATCGGTGAACTAAGCGAACGAGGTCGTCTCCGTCAATGCACTTGACATTGAGACGGTCGGCCAGTTCCAGCGCGTTTCGAGTGAACGAACTGGTCGTAACTACCGTGACCCCGTCAACATCTTCCCACTGTTGTCGAAGAGCCGCGTACTGCTGGATCTGCTCACTCGATATCTTGTTTCCTTCAGCGTATCGCTTACACTGAACAGCAGTTTTCGCTCCGCCTGTCGGTGGCTGGCCAATTACGTCAAGGCCTTTGTCTGGGCCAGCGTCCATCACTTCTGTTGCCCACCCTTGGCACTCCGACCAAACATCAGCCACGAACTGCTCGAAGTGACGTGGTGGCAGACTTCGGAGCGTCGTTAATGGATCAGAAGAGACTGAACCCATTATCGTCGTTCCAGTTTGGACGGTGTTCATTGAGGGTTTCCTTGGTGTATGACTCGGAACAGTCGCAGTTGGCCGCGATCTGCTTCGGATTGGAAACCCCCATGTCCCACTGCTGGAGAATCTGGTCTTGCAGTTTCGTCGTGTCGTTGTTGCTACCGCCGAACATGCCCAATATGATAAATGATTGCAAATAAATCTATGCAATATAGCTAATAAGTGGACACACTTACTGGCCACGAGGTAGTATCACAGAGGCTACGCCTCGGGGAAAGTCACGGCGGCCACGGTGTCCTAATGGGGCGACGGCAGGACTTCGATGATGAGTTACCTACAATCACCTTGAGGCAGTCGAGGGCTGCGATCGGACGGAGATGGCCGAGTACGCCGAGCGGTGGTCCCCGTATCGGAGTTACGCGACGCTGTACCTCTGGCGAGCCGAAGAGGACATCGCCGAGAGCGTCGCAGAAGTGACCGATTGACGAGAATTGCGAACTACCGGACTGAACTACAGCAGGGTGGTTCCGTCGAGATCCTCACGGGCTGATAGAACTGGCGTGCGGATACGGGTGTACTCAGCAGTCGGGCGCTGCTCCGTCGATCAGTGATACCGAGGGTGGGGACAGTTCGAGACGCCCTCGCAGCGCTCTCCGCGACGATAGCTGTCCTCTTACTCGCCCCTCTCGTTTTCGCTGTTCCGCCGAGTGACGTGCAGAAGGGATCGGGAATGTACGTCCCTCCTGAAGTCGGTTATAAATAGGTTATACGATTAAGCTACAGAACAATGCGCTCGCGGGTCGTCTATCCGGTCGTATGGCACAGAGAGCCCGCTCCGATGAGCGAGACAGAGCCGCTGAATCGAAATTCTACCTCCCCGCAGGGTCCGCCCCGTCGGTCGTAGCCGATCGACTCGAGCGTATCTGGGCGACGCTGTTCGTCCACGGCGTCGAAACGTCGACGTAGCTGCGAACGGATGCGTCGAAACAGCCGTCTCGGGTGAATCGTGGTAATCTCTGATCGGAGCTCCGATCTGACCGACGTACACGAGAGGAAATTACTTGAACGACGTCCTCGTATCCGAAAACCAGGACCGACCGACTCACTTGACCCATCACACGGCCGCTACTACGGCTTCGGTAGTAAGGCGTCCCCGTGTGGATTTTCGTCGAGCGTCTCAAAAACGACCGATTGTGTAGTATCTGATCATCGAAAACAGGCCTCACAGAACAATGACTGATATCAAGGCGGTCGTCCGAGTCGAACACCCTGACATAGTGCTTACAGAGACAGTCACTCGTGCCCGAGGAGCGAAAGTCAAATCGGTGTCAGAGGCGGGGACTGACCCGACATCGGGAAAGTTCTTCTATCACATCGAGTCGTCGGATTTCTCTCAGTTCGAAGACGGATTGCGGAACGATAACACTATCGGCGAGTTCGATCGCGTCATCGAAGCCAGAGACGAAGAGGCGATCTATAGCTTCGAGTATACCGACGAAGCGAAGATCCTCTCGCCGGTGATTTCGGCCGCGAACGGTGTCATACTCGAAATGGAGAACGACGGAGAGGCTTGGATTTTGACGATATGGATACCCGAGCGAACGAATCTGATACGGCTCTGGGACTATGCGCAACAGAACGGCGTCGATATCGAACTGCTGCGCGTCAACGAATACGCCAGTTTAGGTAACACGGACGCTGGGTTGACCGATAGCCAGCGAGAAGCACTCCTGGTCGCCTTCGACACGGGATATTTCGAAGAACCACGGGACGCGACTCTCGGCGAGGTTGCCGCGGATCTGGATATCTCTCAGCCTGCGGCCAGCGGCCTCCTCCGACGTGGAATCAAGCGGCTCATCGTCTCGTCGCTGAAGGACGGTACTGAAAAACCGGATTGATCGACGGCTGCTCGGTGCAGCGACGATGACACGCTGACGGCGCGAATCGTATCTCCGTTAGCGTGATAAGATGTATCGTGACCGACTCGCGCCCCGTATTCAGCACGCCCCCAGAGACCTCACCGAACGCTGTCAGAAGTCGCGTGCAACACTCAGAGGGTGAATGCAGCAAGCCACTACTCTTTGTTTCACACCTGAGAGCTGAATCGGAGGACGGGAAGCATCTGTAGATACGTTGTCTGGTGAGCTACGCCTCCCGTTGATCCCACACGAGACCGAGTGCCGCTCCGAGCGCCATCCCGACTCCGATTCCGAGACCGATATTATCTATGGCTACCCCCACGGCGACACCGAGAGCGAGGCCGACGCCGACACCAAGCGCAACTCCCTGTCCTGTTGTTTCGGACTCAGACATGATGGGAAGAGAGTCCCGTCGGTGGGATAAGCTTACTCTCCGCCACTCCCATCCGATCGAGCCAGTCTTCCGTGACCGACTCGCGCCCTGTATTCGGCAAGTTCGTCCGTGGCTCGAACAGAGCGGCTTCGAAGCGGTGCCGAAACGACGGTTCGGCGCGGCGGTCCGGGTAACTCGCTGGTCGGGGCTCGACTGCCGCCGTCAGCTATTCGAGCGTCGACTCCTCTTCCTCTTCGGAGTCTAAGTCGTCGTACTCGTCGTCCGCGCGTCGGTTGACGTTCACCTGGTAGTGCTTGAGGATGTCCCGGCCCAACAGGAGGGGGTACTCCATGTGCGAGCGGTCCTCGACGCTGGCGGTGACGGTGTGTTGGGTCCCGCCGATCCCGACGACGAGGTCCACGACCGGCCGCGAGCGGCCGGACTTGACGCTCCCGGACTTCACCTTCACGATGTCGAGGATGGGGCCGGTGCCGATGTCCGCGGCGAGCTCGGCGTCGATGCTGGTCCGGGTCGCGCCGGTGTCGGACTTGGCGAGGACGCTCTTGTTGCCCCGCGTCCCGGAGACGACGACCTCCTCGATGTAGCCGATGGTGACGTTCTCCGGGGTCTGCGTGGTCGGCGTCCGCGGCATCGCGGTCGGTCGGGAATCGTCGAGCGTGCCGGTGAGCTGCTCGACCTCCTCGTCGGGGACGCTTCCGCCCGCCCGCTCGATCGCCAACTGCGCGATGTAGGGGGCCGGGCTGACGCCGCTCGCCTTGAACAGGCCGCGGAAGCCGGCGGTCGGGTTGACTTCGAGGACGTAGTAGCCGTCGTTGCCCTGAATGACGTCGACGCCGGCGTAGTCGAGGCCGATGGCGTCCGTGGCGTTCAGCGCGATCTCCCGGACTCGCTCGGGGAGCTGATCGGTCATGTCCTCGACTTCGCCGCCGAGCGCGACGTTGGTCCGCCACTCGCCGTCGGGCGCGTAGCGGTTCATCGCGCCGACGATCCGGTCGCCGACGACGTAGATGCGCAGGTCGTGATGCCGGCTGTCGTCGTGGTCGAGGAACTCCTGTAGGAAGGCGTGTCGCTCCCCGACCTGCGCGTTGACCGGGTCGTCGAGTTCGACCATCCACGTCCCGCCGCCGTGGGTGCCGATCGCCGTCTTGTAAACGGCCCGCTCGCCGAATCGCTCGCGCTCCTCGTTGAGCCGCTTGTTCGACAGCGAGAGGAGCGCGTCGGGGATCGGGATGTCGGCGTCGGCGAGCGCCGCCGCGCTCGCGAACTTGTGCAGCGCCGTCGTCGCGGCGGTGGGCTCGTTCAGCATCGGCGCGAGGCGGTTGAGCGTCAGCGCCAGGCCGATGCCCTCGACCGGATACTCGTCGCTGGAGAGAAGGAGTCGGTTCGCCACCACGTCGACGTCCGGGTCGAGCGTCATCTTCCCGTCGGTCACCGAGACGGTCGTGTTCTCCTCGCGGAGCCACTCGGTGTCGTATCCGAGGCTATCGGCCGCGTTCAGGATAGCCTTCGTCTCCTTGCTCGAATGGAGGCTCAGAACACCGACGGTGATATCTTCGTCACTCATGGTGTGGTCCTTCAGGTGGCAACCGGAAAAACCCTGATGTGTTCCGCTGACCCTGCCAAACGTCACCTCGGCGGTAGGTCGCTGGGCTGGTCAGTAGGCCAGTAGGTCGGCGGTCGGAGGCCGATGGGTCGATAGACGGCCGACTTCGGAGACGGCGCTCAGCTGAGGGCGTCCTCAAGCGGCGGGACGACCTGTTTCTTCCGAGACATGACTCCCGGCAGGAACGCTTCCCGGTCCGTGAACGTCGCGTCTAGAGCTTCTCCGACGGTATCTTCGTGGCCGCCGGCCAGGAGGACAGTCGACTCCTCTTCGAGGAGGTCGGTGACGAGCAAGAGGAGCGTCGCGTACTCGCGCTCGTCGACGACGTCGTCCATCGCGGCGAGGACGGCCTCTCGCTGCTCCAGTACCGTCGCCGGCTCGACGGTCTCTACCTGGCCGATTCCGACCTCGTGTGCGCCGAACTCGAACTCCTTGAAGTCCCCGAGAACCATCTCTCTGGGACTCTTCTCCCCGAGCTTGCTCTTCTGCTGAAGGAGTTCCTTGCCGTACTCCTCGACGTCCAGACCGGCCAATTCGGCCAGTCGTTCGGCCACCGTCCGGTCCCGGTCGGTGGTCGTCGGCGAGCGGAGGACGACGGTGTCGCTCAGGAGGCCGCTGAGGAGCAGTTGGGCCGTCTCCTCGTCGATCGATTCGTCCGCCGCGTCGTACAGCTGCGTGAGGATCGTCGCGGTAGAGCCGACCGGTTCGTTCCGGAAGAAGATCGGGTCGCTGGTCGTCACGTCGCCGATCCGGTGGTGGTCGACGACCTCGACGATCTCCGCCTCCCGCGCGCCGGACACGGTCTGACTGTGTTCGTTGTGGTCGACGAGCACGAGCCGTTCGCCCGCGGCGTCGTCTAAGCGGGACGGCGTCTCGACGCCCGCCCGGTCCAGAACGAACTGCGTCTCGGGATTCATCTCGCCGGCCCGGGCCGGAACCGCGTCCGTCCCCTGCCTCTGTTTCAACCGAGCGTACGCGATCGCGGAGCAGACCGTGTCCGTGTCGGGCTGTTGGTGACCGATGACGTAGAGTGGCTGTGCCATACGGCGACGTACACAGCCGTGCCGCATAGTTCCATCCAAAGTCGGACCCGACCGGGGCGAGCGTCGCCCGGCCCGTGCGCGCGATTCCGCGGTCGGGGGGGTTTTACCACGGGGTCCCCCTTGTACCCGCATGGACGAGGCCGAACCGTTCACGTACGACGGTGGACGGGTTGACCCGGGGGAGACGCAGAACGTGCGGTACACGGTCAGTGAGACGTACATGGGCGATCCGGTCCGGGTGCCGGTCACCATCATCAACGGCGAGCGTCCGGGACCGACTGGCTTCCTCTCGGCGGCCGCCCACGGCGACGAACTGAACGGGATCGAAGTGGTCCGCGAGGTCGCCCACGAGTGGGACCACTCGACCCTCGCCGGCACGCTGATCTGTCTGCCCGTGCTGAACGTCCCGGCGTTTCTCGCACAGGAGCGGTACCTCCCGATTTACGACCGGGACCTGAACCGCTCGTTCCCCGGCAACCCCGACTCGACGAGCGCGAAGCGGATGGCCGACCGGATCTTCCGGAACTTCCTCGAACCCTGTGACTTCGGGCTGGACTTCCACACGTCGACGCGCGGCCGGACCAACATGCTCCACGTCCGGGCGGACATGGAAGACGAGGCCGTCGCGCGGGTGGCCAACGCCTTCGCCTCGAACGTCATCATCTCCTCGACCGGGCCGTCGGGGTCGCTGCGTCGCGAGGCGAGCGACGCCGACGTCCCGACCATCACGATCGAGATGGGCGAGGCCCACCGCTTTCAGCGCCCGCTCATCGACCAGGCCCTCGACAGCGTCCGGTCGGTACTGGCCGAGTTCGGCATCCTCGATACCGAGGTCGTGCGCTGGCCCGGCTGGCGGACCGTCATCGAGAACAGCGACGAGAAGACGTGGATACGCGCCGACGCCGGCGGCCTCGTCGACATGCACCACAGCGGGGGCGAACTCGTCTACGAAGACGAGGTCATCTGCACCATCGGTAACCCGTTCAAAACGGAGAACACGACGATCAGAGCGCCGTTCACCGGGCTGCTAGTCGGCGTCCTCGAAAACCCGCTCGTCTATCCAGGGAACCCGCTCTGCCATCTCGTCCGCCTCGACGACCGGACCCGTCGCGCCGCCGAGCGGAGTCAGACCGTAGACATCGAACGGACGCCGTCGTCGTAGCCGGGCGAGCCGCTCACGTCCCGCGGTCCGCTCGACTGCCGATCTGACGCTGTCGACGGCTGTGCCGATTTTTTGGTAATATTTTACAGATGGGAACAGAACGTCAGGGTAGCCGACGCCCGCCGGTGTCGGAAACTGACGTAGCGTTCGGGCAGCGACGACGAGAAACGGCGTTCAGCAGCTACAGAACGACGCCCCGGAGCGGGGGACTCCCATTCGATGTCTCGGATCGCCCGAGCGGCCTCACGATTCCCGCCGGTGAAGGCGTGAGACGACACGCGTGATCGAGGACGACGCTCTTCCACCGTCAGTTCGCATCGTCGAAGCGTTCGCTCGCTACCGCGATACCGATCCGCTCGCCCTCCCGTTCACGCTGGAGGAAACGATCGACACCGACGCGCTCGACGCGCTTTTCGCCGGCGGGCAGCGCTCCGTCTCGGTG encodes the following:
- a CDS encoding manganese-dependent inorganic pyrophosphatase → MAQPLYVIGHQQPDTDTVCSAIAYARLKQRQGTDAVPARAGEMNPETQFVLDRAGVETPSRLDDAAGERLVLVDHNEHSQTVSGAREAEIVEVVDHHRIGDVTTSDPIFFRNEPVGSTATILTQLYDAADESIDEETAQLLLSGLLSDTVVLRSPTTTDRDRTVAERLAELAGLDVEEYGKELLQQKSKLGEKSPREMVLGDFKEFEFGAHEVGIGQVETVEPATVLEQREAVLAAMDDVVDEREYATLLLLVTDLLEEESTVLLAGGHEDTVGEALDATFTDREAFLPGVMSRKKQVVPPLEDALS
- a CDS encoding succinylglutamate desuccinylase/aspartoacylase family protein → MDEAEPFTYDGGRVDPGETQNVRYTVSETYMGDPVRVPVTIINGERPGPTGFLSAAAHGDELNGIEVVREVAHEWDHSTLAGTLICLPVLNVPAFLAQERYLPIYDRDLNRSFPGNPDSTSAKRMADRIFRNFLEPCDFGLDFHTSTRGRTNMLHVRADMEDEAVARVANAFASNVIISSTGPSGSLRREASDADVPTITIEMGEAHRFQRPLIDQALDSVRSVLAEFGILDTEVVRWPGWRTVIENSDEKTWIRADAGGLVDMHHSGGELVYEDEVICTIGNPFKTENTTIRAPFTGLLVGVLENPLVYPGNPLCHLVRLDDRTRRAAERSQTVDIERTPSS
- a CDS encoding restriction endonuclease is translated as MNTVQTGTTIMGSVSSDPLTTLRSLPPRHFEQFVADVWSECQGWATEVMDAGPDKGLDVIGQPPTGGAKTAVQCKRYAEGNKISSEQIQQYAALRQQWEDVDGVTVVTTSSFTRNALELADRLNVKCIDGDDLVRLVHRYNAGEILDWYGQGKPSDW
- a CDS encoding RimK family alpha-L-glutamate ligase, giving the protein MSDEDITVGVLSLHSSKETKAILNAADSLGYDTEWLREENTTVSVTDGKMTLDPDVDVVANRLLLSSDEYPVEGIGLALTLNRLAPMLNEPTAATTALHKFASAAALADADIPIPDALLSLSNKRLNEERERFGERAVYKTAIGTHGGGTWMVELDDPVNAQVGERHAFLQEFLDHDDSRHHDLRIYVVGDRIVGAMNRYAPDGEWRTNVALGGEVEDMTDQLPERVREIALNATDAIGLDYAGVDVIQGNDGYYVLEVNPTAGFRGLFKASGVSPAPYIAQLAIERAGGSVPDEEVEQLTGTLDDSRPTAMPRTPTTQTPENVTIGYIEEVVVSGTRGNKSVLAKSDTGATRTSIDAELAADIGTGPILDIVKVKSGSVKSGRSRPVVDLVVGIGGTQHTVTASVEDRSHMEYPLLLGRDILKHYQVNVNRRADDEYDDLDSEEEEESTLE
- a CDS encoding HalOD1 output domain-containing protein encodes the protein MIEDDALPPSVRIVEAFARYRDTDPLALPFTLEETIDTDALDALFAGGQRSVSVTFTVDGHRVVAREAVSIDGREFDRDE
- a CDS encoding helix-turn-helix domain-containing protein, with the translated sequence MTDIKAVVRVEHPDIVLTETVTRARGAKVKSVSEAGTDPTSGKFFYHIESSDFSQFEDGLRNDNTIGEFDRVIEARDEEAIYSFEYTDEAKILSPVISAANGVILEMENDGEAWILTIWIPERTNLIRLWDYAQQNGVDIELLRVNEYASLGNTDAGLTDSQREALLVAFDTGYFEEPRDATLGEVAADLDISQPAASGLLRRGIKRLIVSSLKDGTEKPD